From the genome of Streptacidiphilus rugosus AM-16, one region includes:
- a CDS encoding DUF1844 domain-containing protein, with protein MNGETPEFDDLTRDIADVPAVEVITTVAVHLMSAAAVNLGLAEGGEDHKDLDEARKLITALAGLVTAGAPEISNFHAAPLRDGLKSLQLAFREASLVPDAPGAGPGEKFTGPVYS; from the coding sequence ATGAACGGCGAGACCCCCGAATTCGACGACCTCACCCGCGACATCGCGGACGTGCCGGCGGTGGAGGTCATCACGACCGTCGCCGTGCACCTGATGAGCGCGGCCGCGGTGAACCTGGGCCTGGCCGAGGGCGGCGAGGACCACAAGGACCTGGACGAGGCCCGCAAGCTCATCACCGCGCTGGCCGGCCTGGTGACGGCGGGCGCGCCGGAGATCAGCAACTTCCACGCCGCCCCGCTGCGGGACGGCCTCAAGTCCCTCCAGCTCGCCTTCCGCGAGGCCTCCCTCGTCCCCGACGCCCCGGGCGCCGGCCCCGGCGAGAAGTTCACCGGCCCGGTCTACAGCTGA
- a CDS encoding DUF2510 domain-containing protein, which produces MSETSPPPAGWYPDPKPADAARPGERWWNGSEWTVSTRSDATTVFISGELPPKPRPRRRGPLLVGVTAAVLGLGVGSLATFLAMDHGDTKSATAVTRPNGNGGGGNGGDGLNPFGGAGGNGSGGGSGGNGGSGNGSGGGTLSGLVVGLTDGVSFPLPSGWTGGTTKTGHGVATFGSYTCPGATSGSGDTCSLAGANTTTLTAPVGTGVQAAAEADISAAVKESYGDVTGHQVLLTKSVTVAGRQGYLVRWQVDAKTGNNGTVETVVFPNKAGDKLLALHLGFDIATKAPALSVMDQIVSGVADFSASSLNGGTTGTLPGTS; this is translated from the coding sequence GTGAGTGAGACTTCGCCCCCGCCCGCGGGCTGGTACCCGGACCCCAAGCCCGCCGACGCCGCCCGGCCGGGAGAACGCTGGTGGAACGGTTCCGAGTGGACCGTCAGCACCCGCAGCGACGCGACCACGGTGTTCATCTCCGGGGAGCTGCCGCCCAAGCCCCGGCCGCGCCGACGCGGCCCGCTGCTCGTCGGCGTGACGGCGGCGGTGCTCGGCCTGGGCGTGGGCTCGCTGGCGACCTTCCTGGCGATGGACCACGGCGACACCAAGTCCGCGACGGCGGTCACCCGCCCGAACGGCAACGGCGGTGGCGGCAACGGCGGCGACGGCCTCAACCCCTTCGGGGGCGCCGGCGGCAACGGCAGTGGCGGCGGGAGCGGCGGCAACGGCGGGAGCGGCAACGGCAGTGGCGGCGGCACGCTGTCGGGCCTCGTCGTCGGCCTCACCGACGGGGTCAGCTTCCCGCTGCCCAGCGGCTGGACCGGCGGCACCACCAAGACCGGCCACGGCGTCGCCACCTTCGGCAGCTACACCTGCCCCGGCGCCACCTCGGGCTCCGGCGACACCTGCTCCCTCGCCGGGGCGAACACCACCACCCTGACCGCCCCGGTCGGCACCGGCGTCCAGGCCGCGGCGGAGGCGGACATCTCGGCGGCCGTCAAGGAGTCCTACGGCGACGTGACGGGCCACCAGGTGCTGCTCACCAAGAGCGTCACCGTGGCCGGCCGCCAGGGCTACCTGGTCCGCTGGCAGGTCGACGCCAAGACCGGCAACAACGGCACCGTCGAGACCGTCGTCTTCCCGAACAAGGCCGGCGACAAGCTCCTCGCCCTCCACCTCGGCTTCGACATCGCCACCAAGGCGCCCGCCCTCTCGGTCATGGACCAGATCGTCTCCGGCGTCGCCGACTTCTCCGCCTCCTCCCTCAACGGCGGCACCACCGGCACGCTCCCCGGCACCAGCTGA
- a CDS encoding amino acid deaminase/aldolase has protein sequence MVTRSLADDRARYDRATAHLDAPLAIVDLEAFDANAADLVRRASGKPIRVASKSVRCRALLERVLAMDGFQGIMSFTLAESVWLAREGFDDILLAYPSADRAAFAELAADPKLAGAISVLVDDPAQLDLIDAARSSGTEEIRVCLELDTALQLLGGRVRIGARRSPLRTPEALRAFAELVGERPGFRVVGLMAYEGHIAGVGDSIAGRPLRSRMIQAMQRTARRELAQRREAVVRAVREVAELEFVNGGGTGSVESTVAESCVTEVAAGSGLYVPRLFDNYRVFSGRPAALFAQPVVRRPGVGVVTVLGGGYPASGAAGPDRSPVPYLPEGLHYDAQEGAGEVQTPLLGSPADDLRIGDRVWFRHAKAGELCERFDQLQLVEGDRVAATVPTYRGEGRTFL, from the coding sequence ATGGTGACCCGCTCCCTCGCCGACGACCGCGCACGCTACGACCGTGCCACCGCCCACCTCGACGCGCCGCTGGCGATCGTCGACCTGGAGGCCTTCGACGCGAACGCCGCCGACCTGGTGCGCCGGGCGAGCGGCAAGCCGATCCGGGTCGCCAGCAAGTCGGTGCGCTGCCGCGCGCTGCTGGAGCGGGTGCTGGCGATGGACGGCTTCCAGGGGATCATGAGCTTCACCCTGGCCGAGTCGGTCTGGCTGGCCCGCGAGGGCTTCGACGACATCCTGCTGGCCTACCCCTCCGCCGACCGCGCGGCCTTCGCGGAGCTCGCCGCCGACCCCAAGTTGGCCGGGGCGATCAGCGTCCTGGTCGACGACCCGGCCCAACTGGACCTGATCGACGCGGCCCGCAGCTCCGGCACCGAGGAGATCCGGGTCTGCCTGGAGCTGGACACCGCGCTGCAGCTGCTCGGCGGTCGGGTCAGGATCGGCGCGCGGCGCTCCCCGCTGCGCACCCCGGAGGCGCTGCGCGCCTTCGCCGAGCTGGTCGGAGAGCGGCCGGGCTTCCGCGTGGTCGGTCTGATGGCGTACGAGGGACACATCGCGGGCGTCGGCGACAGCATCGCCGGGCGGCCGCTCCGCTCCCGCATGATCCAGGCGATGCAGCGGACCGCGCGGCGTGAGCTGGCGCAGCGGCGCGAGGCCGTGGTCCGCGCGGTCCGGGAGGTCGCGGAGCTGGAGTTCGTGAACGGCGGCGGCACCGGAAGTGTGGAGAGCACGGTCGCGGAGAGCTGCGTGACCGAGGTCGCGGCGGGCTCGGGCCTGTACGTGCCGCGCCTCTTCGACAACTACCGGGTCTTCAGCGGCCGCCCGGCGGCGCTCTTCGCCCAGCCGGTGGTGCGGCGTCCGGGCGTCGGCGTGGTGACGGTCCTCGGCGGCGGTTACCCCGCCTCCGGCGCGGCCGGCCCCGACCGCTCCCCCGTCCCCTACCTCCCCGAAGGCCTCCACTACGACGCCCAGGAGGGCGCCGGCGAGGTCCAGACCCCGCTGCTCGGCTCCCCCGCCGACGACCTCCGCATCGGCGACCGCGTCTGGTTCCGCCACGCCAAGGCGGGCGAACTGTGCGAGCGCTTCGACCAGCTCCAGCTGGTCGAGGGCGACCGCGTGGCGGCGACCGTCCCGACGTACCGCGGCGAGGGGCGCACCTTCCTCTGA
- the infC gene encoding translation initiation factor IF-3: MAAANPAVAGCNRGGSISTEPRINDRIRVPEVRLVGPSGEQVGIVPLAKALELAQEYDLDLVEVAATARPPVCKLMDYGKFKYESAMKAREARKNQAHTVIKEMKLRPKIDPHDYDTKKGHVVRFLKQGDKVKITIMFRGREQSRPELGFRLLQRLAEDVQELGFVESNPKQDGRNMIMVLGPHKKKTEAMAEAREAQAARKAALASEPTHGRRSAADEADDVEATDEVVETEEVTEAPVEAQPEAAAADEAEAGTEAAAS, translated from the coding sequence ATCGCGGCTGCCAACCCGGCAGTCGCGGGGTGCAACCGAGGAGGATCCATCAGCACCGAGCCCCGCATCAACGACCGGATTCGCGTCCCCGAGGTGCGACTCGTCGGTCCCAGCGGCGAGCAGGTCGGCATCGTGCCGCTGGCCAAGGCCCTTGAGCTCGCGCAGGAGTACGACCTTGACCTGGTCGAGGTCGCGGCGACGGCGCGTCCGCCCGTGTGCAAGCTCATGGACTACGGCAAGTTCAAGTACGAGTCCGCCATGAAGGCTCGTGAGGCGCGCAAGAACCAGGCGCACACGGTCATCAAGGAGATGAAGCTCCGGCCGAAGATCGACCCGCACGACTACGACACCAAGAAGGGTCACGTCGTTCGGTTCCTCAAGCAGGGCGACAAGGTCAAGATCACGATCATGTTCCGCGGTCGTGAGCAGTCCCGCCCCGAGCTGGGCTTCCGACTGCTGCAGCGTCTCGCGGAGGACGTCCAGGAGCTCGGGTTCGTCGAGTCGAACCCGAAGCAGGACGGCCGCAACATGATCATGGTCCTCGGGCCGCACAAGAAGAAGACCGAGGCCATGGCCGAGGCACGCGAGGCCCAGGCCGCGCGCAAGGCCGCGCTGGCCAGTGAGCCGACGCACGGCCGCCGCTCGGCTGCCGACGAGGCCGACGACGTGGAGGCGACCGACGAGGTCGTCGAGACCGAAGAGGTCACCGAGGCCCCGGTCGAGGCGCAGCCCGAGGCTGCCGCCGCCGACGAGGCCGAGGCCGGCACGGAGGCCGCGGCCAGCTGA
- a CDS encoding glutamine synthetase family protein produces the protein MTSQAPAPRGRLTLDALRDLVASGEIHTVALAFTDMQGRLQGKRFAAGHFLDEVVAHGTEGCAYLLAVDVELNTVDGYAMASWESGYGDFALLPDFDTLRLVPWQPGTALVTADLAWEDGSPVAASPRQILRQQLDRLAELGLTAWAGTELEFIVFRDTYEQAWDRGYRGLTPANQYNADYSLLATARIEPLLARIRNEMGAAGLVVESAKGECNLGQHEIAFRYDQALTTCDQHSVYKTGAKEIASQEGMALTFMAKYNEREGNSCHVHLSLRDAEGRPAFADEHGHMSELMRHFLAGQLAAMRELTLLYAPNINSYKRFRPGSFAPTAVAWGRDNRTCSLRVVGHGPSLRFENRAPGGDVNPYLAVAGMIAAGLHGIEHRLELPEACAGNAYAGDYAHLPTTLREAAELWAASDLAKAAFGPDVVQHYLTMAQVEQDAYDTAVTDWERFRSFERM, from the coding sequence ATGACTTCACAAGCGCCCGCCCCCCGAGGGCGGCTGACCCTCGACGCGCTGCGCGACCTGGTCGCGTCAGGAGAGATCCACACCGTAGCCCTGGCCTTCACGGACATGCAGGGCAGGCTCCAGGGCAAGCGCTTCGCGGCCGGCCACTTCCTCGACGAGGTCGTCGCACACGGCACCGAGGGCTGCGCCTACCTGCTCGCCGTGGACGTGGAGCTCAACACCGTCGACGGCTACGCCATGGCCTCCTGGGAGAGCGGCTACGGCGACTTCGCCCTGCTCCCCGACTTCGACACGCTGCGCCTGGTGCCCTGGCAGCCCGGTACCGCGCTCGTCACCGCCGACCTGGCCTGGGAGGACGGCTCGCCCGTCGCCGCCTCGCCGCGCCAGATCCTGCGGCAGCAGCTGGACCGCCTCGCCGAGCTGGGTCTGACCGCCTGGGCCGGGACCGAGCTCGAGTTCATCGTCTTCCGCGACACCTACGAGCAGGCCTGGGACCGCGGCTACCGCGGGCTCACCCCGGCCAACCAGTACAACGCCGACTACTCCCTCCTGGCCACCGCCAGGATCGAGCCGCTGCTGGCCCGCATCCGCAACGAGATGGGCGCCGCCGGACTGGTCGTCGAGTCCGCCAAGGGCGAGTGCAACCTCGGCCAGCACGAGATCGCCTTCCGCTACGACCAGGCGCTGACCACCTGCGACCAGCACAGCGTCTACAAGACCGGCGCCAAGGAGATCGCCTCCCAGGAGGGCATGGCGCTCACCTTCATGGCGAAGTACAACGAGCGCGAGGGCAACAGCTGCCACGTCCACCTCTCGCTGCGCGACGCCGAGGGCCGGCCCGCCTTCGCCGACGAGCACGGGCACATGTCCGAACTGATGCGGCACTTCCTCGCCGGTCAGCTCGCGGCGATGCGCGAGCTGACCCTGCTCTACGCCCCCAACATCAACTCCTACAAGCGGTTCCGCCCCGGATCCTTCGCGCCCACCGCCGTCGCCTGGGGGCGTGACAACCGCACCTGCTCGCTCCGCGTCGTGGGGCACGGCCCCTCGCTGCGCTTCGAGAACCGCGCGCCGGGCGGGGACGTCAACCCCTACCTCGCCGTCGCGGGCATGATCGCCGCCGGGCTGCACGGCATAGAGCATCGCCTCGAGCTGCCCGAGGCCTGCGCGGGCAACGCCTACGCGGGCGACTACGCCCACCTGCCGACCACGCTGCGCGAGGCCGCCGAGCTGTGGGCCGCCAGCGATCTGGCCAAGGCCGCCTTCGGCCCCGACGTCGTCCAGCACTACCTGACGATGGCCCAGGTCGAGCAGGACGCCTACGACACCGCCGTCACCGACTGGGAGCGATTCCGCTCCTTCGAGCGCATGTGA
- a CDS encoding gamma-glutamyl-gamma-aminobutyrate hydrolase family protein — protein sequence MPRPLIGITTYVAPASWGVWRDTPADLVPRRYPAFVQSGGGLATLLPPDDHPAAAAEAVARLDGLIIAGGPDVAPDRYGAPAHPHTQIPTPESRVRDAWELACIDAALDRGLPLLGVCRGMQLLNIALGGDLTQHLPDLLNGSLEHSPVPGVYGRHAVTALPDTRTAAILGTEKLDVPTYHHQGVARLGRGLRASAHAFDGTVEAVEGEGPGFLLAVQWHPEQGDDFRLARALVDAAAAN from the coding sequence GTGCCCCGCCCGCTGATCGGCATCACCACCTACGTCGCGCCCGCGAGCTGGGGAGTCTGGCGGGACACGCCCGCCGACCTGGTGCCGCGCCGCTACCCCGCGTTCGTGCAGTCGGGCGGCGGCCTCGCGACGCTGCTGCCGCCGGACGACCACCCCGCCGCCGCGGCGGAGGCCGTCGCCCGGCTGGACGGCCTGATCATCGCGGGCGGCCCGGACGTGGCCCCCGACCGCTACGGCGCGCCCGCCCATCCGCACACCCAGATCCCCACCCCCGAGTCACGCGTCCGCGACGCCTGGGAGCTGGCCTGCATCGACGCCGCACTCGACCGCGGACTGCCGCTGCTCGGCGTCTGCCGCGGCATGCAGCTGCTCAACATCGCCCTCGGCGGTGACCTGACACAGCATCTGCCCGACCTGCTGAACGGCAGCCTGGAGCACTCGCCGGTCCCCGGCGTCTACGGTCGGCACGCCGTCACCGCGCTGCCCGACACCCGGACCGCGGCGATCCTCGGCACCGAGAAGCTCGACGTGCCGACCTACCACCACCAGGGCGTCGCCAGGCTCGGCCGCGGTCTGCGCGCCTCCGCGCACGCCTTCGACGGCACGGTCGAGGCCGTGGAGGGCGAGGGCCCCGGCTTCCTGCTCGCGGTCCAGTGGCACCCGGAGCAGGGCGACGACTTCCGGCTGGCCCGGGCCCTGGTGGACGCGGCGGCCGCGAACTGA
- a CDS encoding SseB family protein — MQRKNIPDPGFAGDDGSAEPELAAALAAYAAERTPETEEAVLALLATARLMVPIVAVLGEVETDEHGHRHEKTSDMAVPTIQTPDGRKGLPAFTSIDALARWRADARPAPVPAPQAVQAAWSEGADALLIDLAGPVFFELRGAALRAVAEGRAHVSALADPAVADELRRVLAGHPAVLRAHLLAGAQTDAQLVLIAEPGTPPETFQSVAAALADSELLRIRLDRGLDLAVLAPSGNEPPAFYSR; from the coding sequence GTGCAGCGCAAGAACATCCCTGACCCGGGGTTCGCGGGTGACGACGGATCGGCAGAGCCCGAGCTGGCGGCGGCGCTCGCGGCGTACGCCGCGGAGCGGACGCCCGAGACCGAAGAGGCGGTGCTGGCGCTGCTGGCGACCGCGCGGCTGATGGTCCCGATCGTGGCGGTCCTCGGCGAGGTCGAGACGGACGAGCACGGTCACCGCCACGAGAAGACCAGCGACATGGCCGTCCCCACCATCCAGACCCCCGACGGCCGCAAGGGCCTGCCGGCCTTCACGTCCATCGACGCCCTCGCCCGCTGGCGGGCCGACGCCCGCCCGGCGCCGGTCCCCGCCCCGCAGGCGGTGCAGGCGGCGTGGAGCGAGGGCGCGGACGCGCTGCTGATCGACCTGGCAGGTCCGGTCTTCTTCGAACTGCGCGGCGCGGCGCTGCGGGCGGTCGCCGAGGGCCGCGCGCACGTGTCGGCGCTCGCCGACCCCGCGGTCGCCGACGAACTCCGCCGCGTGCTGGCCGGGCATCCGGCCGTCCTCCGCGCGCATCTGCTCGCGGGCGCGCAGACGGACGCCCAGCTCGTCCTCATCGCCGAGCCTGGCACCCCGCCGGAGACCTTCCAGTCGGTCGCCGCGGCGCTGGCCGACAGCGAGCTCCTCCGCATCCGCCTCGACCGCGGCCTCGACCTGGCCGTCCTCGCGCCGAGCGGGAACGAGCCGCCGGCGTTCTACAGTCGCTGA
- a CDS encoding 3-oxoacyl-ACP reductase, whose protein sequence is MTEASQGKAPQEEAVCRRLVGRTAVITGAGSGIGLATARRLAAEGANVVCADVDETAGKAAAEEVGGLFVKVDVTDAEQVDALFKAAFDTYGSVDVAFNNAGISPPDDDSILTTGLDAWRRVQEVNLTSVYLCCKAALPYMQQQGKGSIINTASFVAKMGAATSQISYTASKGGVLAMSRELGVQFAREGIRVNALCPGPVNTPLLQELFAKDPERAARRLVHIPVGRFAHPEEIAAAVAFLASDDSAFITASEFLVDGGISGAYVTPV, encoded by the coding sequence GTGACCGAAGCATCCCAGGGCAAGGCCCCGCAGGAAGAGGCCGTCTGCCGCCGCCTGGTCGGCCGCACCGCCGTGATCACCGGCGCCGGCTCCGGCATCGGCCTGGCCACCGCCCGCCGTCTGGCGGCCGAGGGCGCGAACGTCGTCTGCGCCGACGTCGACGAGACGGCGGGCAAGGCCGCCGCCGAGGAGGTCGGCGGGCTCTTCGTCAAGGTCGACGTCACCGACGCCGAGCAGGTCGACGCGCTGTTCAAGGCCGCGTTCGACACCTACGGCAGTGTCGACGTCGCCTTCAACAACGCCGGCATCTCGCCGCCCGACGACGACTCGATCCTCACCACCGGCCTAGACGCCTGGCGCCGGGTCCAGGAGGTCAACCTCACCTCCGTCTACCTGTGCTGCAAGGCGGCGCTGCCGTACATGCAGCAGCAGGGCAAGGGCTCGATCATCAACACCGCCAGCTTCGTCGCGAAGATGGGCGCGGCCACCTCGCAGATCTCCTACACCGCTTCCAAGGGCGGGGTGCTGGCCATGTCGCGCGAGCTGGGCGTGCAGTTCGCCCGCGAGGGGATCCGCGTCAACGCGCTCTGCCCGGGGCCGGTGAACACCCCGCTGCTGCAGGAGCTGTTCGCCAAGGACCCGGAGCGCGCCGCGCGCCGCCTGGTGCACATTCCGGTCGGCCGCTTCGCCCATCCTGAGGAGATCGCGGCCGCGGTCGCCTTCCTCGCGAGCGACGACTCGGCCTTCATCACGGCGAGCGAGTTCCTGGTGGACGGCGGCATCTCGGGCGCGTATGTCACGCCCGTGTAA
- a CDS encoding aldehyde dehydrogenase family protein, producing MPELPELSELTDLPDSLRVLNPATEELVAEVPTVSPEQVDAAVERAAKAQQGWAALAPGDRARLLRRFADGVDARLDELADLEVAEAGHTLGNARWEAGNARDLLEYAAGGVERLMGRQIPVAGGLDVTFHEPLGVVGVIAPWNFPMPIAAWGFAPALAAGNAVLLKPAETTPLTAQLLQEIALAAGLPEGLFQVLPGHGRITGQALVDHPGVRKIVFTGSTAVGKQIMSRCASQLKRVTLELGGKSPNIVFADADLQRAAAAAPMSFLDNSGQDCCARTRILVQREVYDEFLALVAPAIEAVRVGDPRDAATEMGPLISALQRDRVRSYLTDDVPVLARGTAPEGPGFWQAPTLLAPEDPGSRVATEEIFGPVAVVLPFTDEADALRLANATRYGLSGSLWTRDVGRALRMARGVNAGNLSVNSHSSVRYWTPFGGFGESGLGRELGPEALAHFTETKNVFISTEE from the coding sequence ATGCCCGAACTGCCCGAACTCTCCGAACTCACGGATCTCCCCGACTCCCTGCGGGTGTTGAACCCCGCCACCGAGGAGCTGGTGGCGGAAGTTCCGACCGTTTCACCCGAACAGGTGGACGCGGCGGTCGAACGCGCCGCCAAGGCCCAGCAGGGCTGGGCCGCGCTCGCCCCCGGCGACCGGGCCCGGCTGCTGCGCCGCTTCGCCGACGGCGTCGACGCGCGCCTGGACGAACTCGCCGACCTGGAGGTCGCCGAGGCGGGCCACACCCTCGGCAACGCCCGCTGGGAGGCGGGCAATGCCCGCGACCTGCTCGAGTACGCCGCCGGCGGGGTCGAGCGGCTGATGGGCCGGCAGATCCCGGTCGCCGGCGGCCTGGACGTCACCTTCCACGAGCCGCTCGGCGTCGTCGGCGTCATCGCGCCGTGGAACTTCCCGATGCCGATCGCCGCCTGGGGCTTCGCCCCCGCGCTCGCCGCCGGCAACGCGGTCCTGCTCAAGCCCGCCGAGACCACCCCGCTGACCGCGCAGCTGCTCCAGGAGATCGCCCTGGCCGCCGGGCTCCCCGAAGGCCTCTTCCAGGTGCTGCCGGGTCACGGCCGGATCACCGGGCAGGCGCTGGTCGACCACCCCGGGGTCAGGAAGATCGTCTTCACCGGTTCCACGGCGGTCGGCAAGCAGATCATGTCCCGCTGCGCGTCGCAGCTGAAGCGGGTCACCCTGGAACTCGGCGGCAAGAGCCCGAACATCGTCTTCGCCGACGCCGACCTGCAGCGGGCCGCCGCCGCGGCGCCGATGTCCTTCCTCGACAACAGCGGCCAGGACTGCTGCGCCCGCACCAGGATCCTGGTCCAGCGCGAGGTCTACGACGAGTTCCTGGCCCTGGTCGCCCCCGCGATCGAGGCGGTCAGGGTCGGCGACCCGCGCGACGCGGCGACCGAGATGGGTCCGCTCATCTCCGCCCTCCAGCGCGATCGCGTCCGTTCCTACCTGACGGACGACGTGCCGGTGCTCGCCCGCGGCACCGCACCGGAGGGCCCCGGCTTCTGGCAGGCGCCGACGCTGCTCGCGCCCGAGGATCCCGGCAGCAGGGTGGCCACCGAGGAGATCTTCGGCCCGGTCGCCGTGGTACTGCCCTTCACCGACGAGGCCGACGCGCTGCGTCTGGCCAACGCCACCCGCTACGGCCTGTCCGGCTCGTTGTGGACCCGCGACGTGGGCCGGGCGCTGCGGATGGCCAGGGGTGTCAACGCGGGCAACCTCTCCGTCAACTCGCACAGCTCAGTCCGCTACTGGACGCCCTTCGGCGGCTTCGGCGAGTCGGGCCTGGGCCGCGAGCTGGGCCCGGAGGCCCTCGCGCACTTCACCGAGACCAAGAACGTCTTCATCAGCACCGAGGAGTAG
- a CDS encoding FadR/GntR family transcriptional regulator, with translation MIENGASDEAAAGAHPDAVPGADPYAAVLRPVRSGNTFEETVQKVLQLVRLGLVPVGERLPPERELAERLQISRVTLREALKVLQDAGVLEVRRGRYGGAFVLAPAPAPTAADRGEELRRRAVELGDRLEDTLLFREVLEVGAAELCAARPPTGAEAERLRELLAATGSASLEEYRRLDTLLHLAVAELSGSASVAAQYAAVRATVNDLLDCIPLLPPNLHHSQRQHEELVEAILTGDQDRARTAMRQHLAGTAALLRGFLA, from the coding sequence ATGATCGAAAATGGCGCGTCGGACGAGGCCGCGGCGGGTGCGCACCCGGACGCGGTCCCAGGCGCCGACCCGTACGCCGCCGTGCTGCGTCCCGTTCGTTCAGGGAACACCTTCGAGGAGACCGTGCAGAAGGTGCTGCAGCTGGTCCGGCTGGGCCTGGTCCCGGTCGGCGAGCGGCTGCCGCCCGAGCGCGAGCTGGCCGAACGGCTGCAGATCAGCCGGGTGACGCTGCGTGAGGCGCTGAAGGTGCTGCAGGACGCGGGCGTGCTGGAGGTCCGGCGCGGCCGGTACGGCGGCGCCTTCGTGCTGGCCCCGGCCCCCGCGCCGACCGCCGCCGACCGCGGCGAGGAGCTGCGCCGCCGCGCCGTGGAGCTGGGCGACCGCCTGGAGGACACCCTGCTATTCCGTGAGGTGCTGGAGGTCGGCGCGGCCGAGCTGTGCGCGGCGCGCCCGCCGACCGGCGCCGAGGCCGAGCGGCTGCGCGAGCTGCTCGCCGCCACCGGCAGCGCGTCGCTGGAGGAGTACCGGCGGCTCGACACCCTGCTGCACCTGGCCGTCGCCGAGCTCAGCGGCTCCGCGTCGGTCGCGGCCCAGTACGCGGCGGTCCGCGCCACCGTGAACGACCTGCTGGACTGCATACCGCTGCTCCCGCCCAACCTGCACCACTCGCAGCGCCAGCACGAGGAACTGGTCGAGGCCATCCTGACCGGCGACCAGGACCGCGCCCGCACGGCCATGCGCCAGCACCTCGCCGGCACGGCGGCCCTGCTCCGCGGCTTCCTCGCCTGA
- a CDS encoding glutathionylspermidine synthase family protein has product MRRHTITPRPDWQRIVEEQGLVYPLTRFPDDSLRPYWDESAYYSFTLPEVEALEETVAELHELCLQAADHIVEQNRLGELGITDPTLAALVRRSWRRRDEQPSLYGRFDLRYDGTGPAKLLEYNADTPTSLLEAAGPQWFWMEDRFPGADQWNSLHERLVDAWRRQAALLAPGPVHFAHSSADALGEDQLTCAYLLETAQQAGLTTVPIAVEDIGWDSLSGRFVDEQLRFMRTVFKLYPWEWLASDAFGGHVIDTADLGGGTGGTCWIEPPWKMLLSNKALLAVLWELNPGHPNLLPARLDGPGPMRRYVAKPLLGREGAGVLIGGADGAPGPVPLDPGERYCWQEFAPLPDFEGNRTVLGAWVVDGEPAGLGIRESAGLVTDEYARFVPHLIVDSAG; this is encoded by the coding sequence ATGCGACGCCACACGATCACCCCGCGCCCCGACTGGCAGCGGATCGTCGAGGAGCAGGGTCTCGTCTACCCGCTCACCCGCTTCCCCGACGACAGCCTGCGCCCCTACTGGGACGAGTCCGCCTACTACTCCTTCACGCTGCCCGAGGTCGAGGCGCTGGAGGAGACCGTCGCCGAGCTGCACGAGCTCTGCCTCCAGGCGGCCGACCACATCGTCGAGCAGAACCGCCTCGGCGAGCTCGGCATCACCGATCCCACCCTGGCCGCCCTGGTGCGCCGCTCCTGGCGGCGCAGGGACGAGCAGCCCAGCCTCTACGGCCGCTTCGACCTGCGCTACGACGGCACCGGCCCGGCCAAGCTGCTCGAGTACAACGCGGACACCCCGACCAGCCTGCTGGAGGCCGCCGGGCCGCAGTGGTTCTGGATGGAGGACCGCTTTCCCGGCGCGGACCAGTGGAACTCGCTGCACGAGCGCCTCGTCGACGCCTGGCGCCGCCAGGCCGCCTTGCTCGCGCCCGGCCCGGTCCACTTCGCCCACTCCAGTGCCGACGCGCTCGGCGAGGACCAGCTGACCTGCGCCTACCTCCTGGAGACGGCGCAGCAGGCGGGCCTGACCACGGTGCCGATCGCGGTCGAGGACATCGGCTGGGACTCGCTCTCCGGCCGCTTCGTGGACGAGCAGCTGCGCTTCATGCGCACGGTCTTCAAGCTCTACCCCTGGGAGTGGCTGGCGAGCGACGCCTTCGGCGGGCACGTCATCGACACCGCCGACCTGGGTGGCGGTACCGGGGGCACCTGCTGGATCGAACCGCCGTGGAAGATGCTGCTCTCCAACAAGGCGCTGCTGGCCGTCCTGTGGGAGCTCAACCCGGGCCACCCGAACCTGCTGCCCGCCCGGCTGGACGGGCCGGGCCCGATGCGTCGGTACGTGGCCAAGCCCCTGCTCGGCCGCGAGGGTGCGGGCGTGCTGATCGGCGGGGCCGACGGTGCGCCGGGGCCCGTTCCGCTCGATCCGGGGGAGCGGTACTGCTGGCAGGAGTTCGCTCCGCTGCCCGACTTCGAAGGCAACCGCACCGTTCTCGGGGCCTGGGTCGTCGACGGTGAGCCGGCGGGCCTGGGCATCAGGGAGTCGGCCGGACTCGTCACGGACGAGTACGCCCGTTTCGTCCCTCATCTGATCGTCGACAGCGCGGGCTGA